A section of the Aquipuribacter hungaricus genome encodes:
- a CDS encoding tRNA (adenine-N1)-methyltransferase translates to MEAHSTGLLRAGDRVQLTDPKGRLHTITLGVGKVFHTHRGAIAHDDLIGRPQGSVVRSTADLEYLALRPLLSDYVMSMPRGAAVVYPKDAGQIVHMGDIHPGASVLEAGVGSGALTMSLLRAVGEGGHLHSVERRQDFADIARTNVETFFGRPHPAWQLTVGDLVQTLEAREAAGDPVQVDRCVLDMLAPWECLDAVSRALRPGGVLVAYVATATQLSRTAEAAKEAGCWTEPSAWESLVRGWHLEGLAVRPQHRMVGHTGFLISTRRMADGVSAPRRRRRPAPSQFTEEDPGWGR, encoded by the coding sequence CTGGAGGCGCACTCCACTGGCCTGTTGCGCGCCGGGGACCGGGTGCAGCTCACCGACCCCAAGGGCCGGCTCCACACCATCACGCTCGGGGTGGGGAAGGTCTTCCACACCCACCGCGGTGCCATCGCCCACGACGACCTCATCGGCCGGCCGCAGGGCTCGGTGGTGAGGAGCACCGCCGACCTGGAGTACCTCGCGCTGCGGCCGCTGCTCAGCGACTACGTCATGTCCATGCCCCGCGGTGCGGCCGTCGTCTACCCCAAGGACGCCGGGCAGATCGTGCACATGGGCGACATCCACCCCGGCGCGAGCGTGCTCGAGGCGGGGGTCGGCTCCGGCGCGCTCACCATGTCGCTGCTGCGCGCCGTCGGCGAGGGCGGCCACCTGCACTCGGTCGAGCGGCGGCAGGACTTCGCCGACATCGCCCGCACCAACGTCGAGACGTTCTTCGGCCGCCCGCACCCTGCCTGGCAGCTCACCGTCGGGGACCTGGTCCAGACCCTCGAGGCGCGCGAGGCCGCCGGCGACCCGGTCCAGGTCGACCGGTGCGTGCTGGACATGCTCGCGCCCTGGGAGTGCCTGGACGCCGTGTCCCGGGCGCTGCGGCCGGGGGGTGTCCTCGTGGCCTACGTCGCCACCGCGACCCAGCTGTCCCGCACCGCCGAGGCGGCCAAGGAGGCCGGCTGCTGGACCGAGCCGAGCGCCTGGGAGTCCCTCGTGCGCGGCTGGCACCTGGAGGGGCTGGCCGTCCGGCCCCAGCACCGCATGGTCGGGCACACCGGCTTCCTCATCAGCACCCGCCGGATGGCCGACGGGGTCAGCGCCCCGCGCCGCCGCCGGCGTCCCGCCCCCTCGCAGTTCACCGAGGAGGACCCGGGCTGGGGTCGCTGA
- a CDS encoding group II truncated hemoglobin, with protein sequence MVVPTVYAWAGGAPALRRLTEVFYARVRQDEVLEPVFRRMGPHHQEHVADWLGEVFGGPPVYTREHGGYPAMLSHHLGLRITEAQRARWAAMVAASADEAGLPSDPEFRSAFVAYVEWGTRLAMANSAEGASPPPAAPVPRWGWGEAPPYLP encoded by the coding sequence ATGGTCGTGCCGACGGTCTACGCGTGGGCGGGCGGTGCGCCCGCGCTGCGCCGGCTCACCGAGGTGTTCTACGCGCGGGTGCGGCAGGACGAGGTCCTCGAGCCGGTGTTCCGCAGGATGGGGCCGCACCACCAGGAGCACGTCGCCGACTGGCTGGGCGAGGTCTTCGGCGGGCCGCCGGTCTACACCCGGGAGCACGGCGGGTACCCCGCCATGCTGTCCCACCACCTCGGGCTGAGGATCACCGAGGCCCAGCGGGCCAGGTGGGCGGCGATGGTGGCCGCCAGCGCCGACGAGGCCGGGCTGCCGTCGGACCCCGAGTTCCGCTCCGCCTTCGTCGCCTACGTCGAGTGGGGCACGCGCCTGGCCATGGCGAACTCCGCCGAGGGGGCCTCGCCGCCGCCGGCCGCCCCGGTGCCCCGCTGGGGGTGGGGCGAGGCGCCGCCCTACCTGCCCTGA
- the arc gene encoding proteasome ATPase, giving the protein MQNERLAETLRDAREQIVSLRGEVERLAQPPASFGTLVAVGDDGTADITTGGRKLRVAVTPAVPVVDLQPGREVMLNEAMNVVAVTGFERVGELVTVKELMPPDRALVAAHADEERVVRLATPLLGEPLRVGDSLTVDTRTGFAYERVPKAEVEDLVLEEVPDIDYTDIGGLGSQIETIRDAVELPFLHPELFVEHGLKAPKGVLLYGPPGCGKTLIAKAVANGLAKQVARTRGEDGSTARSYFLNIKGPELLNKYVGETERHIRLVFQRAREKASQGTPVVVFFDEMESLFRTRGSGVSSDVENTIVPQLLAEIDGVERLENVIVIGASNREDMIDPAILRPGRLDVKIKIERPDAEGARDVFTKYLVPTLPLHADDLAAHDGDTRACVEDMIVRIVERMYAETEENQFLEVTYANGDKEVLYFKDFNSGAMIQNIVDRAKKMAIKDLLTTGQRGIRVEHLFSAVVDEFKENEDLPNTTNPDDWARISGKKGERIVFIRTLVQSKQGTEPGRLIDNVQSTGQYL; this is encoded by the coding sequence ATGCAGAACGAGCGCCTCGCGGAGACCCTCCGCGACGCCCGCGAGCAGATCGTCTCGCTCAGGGGCGAGGTGGAGCGCCTCGCGCAGCCGCCCGCGTCCTTCGGCACCCTCGTGGCCGTCGGCGACGACGGCACGGCCGACATCACCACCGGGGGCCGCAAGCTGCGCGTCGCCGTGACCCCGGCGGTCCCGGTCGTGGACCTCCAGCCCGGTCGCGAGGTCATGCTCAACGAGGCGATGAACGTCGTCGCCGTCACCGGGTTCGAGCGCGTCGGCGAGCTCGTCACGGTCAAGGAGCTCATGCCGCCGGACCGTGCGCTGGTCGCCGCGCACGCCGACGAGGAGCGGGTCGTCCGCCTGGCCACCCCGCTGCTCGGCGAGCCGCTGCGCGTCGGGGACTCCCTGACCGTCGACACCCGCACCGGCTTCGCCTACGAGCGGGTCCCCAAGGCCGAGGTCGAGGACCTCGTCCTGGAGGAGGTCCCGGACATCGACTACACCGACATCGGTGGTCTCGGCTCGCAGATCGAGACCATCCGCGACGCGGTCGAGCTGCCGTTCCTGCACCCGGAGCTCTTCGTCGAGCACGGGCTCAAGGCGCCCAAGGGCGTCCTGCTGTACGGCCCGCCCGGCTGCGGGAAGACGCTCATCGCCAAGGCCGTCGCGAACGGCCTGGCCAAGCAGGTCGCCCGCACCCGCGGCGAGGACGGCAGCACCGCCCGCAGCTACTTCCTCAACATCAAGGGCCCCGAGCTGCTCAACAAGTACGTCGGGGAGACCGAGCGTCACATCCGCCTGGTGTTCCAGCGGGCGCGCGAGAAGGCGTCGCAGGGCACCCCGGTCGTCGTCTTCTTCGACGAGATGGAGTCCCTGTTCCGCACCCGCGGCTCGGGCGTGTCCAGCGACGTCGAGAACACCATCGTCCCGCAGCTGCTCGCGGAGATCGACGGCGTCGAGCGCCTCGAGAACGTCATCGTCATCGGGGCGTCGAACCGCGAGGACATGATCGACCCCGCCATCCTCCGCCCCGGCCGCCTCGACGTGAAGATCAAGATCGAGCGGCCCGACGCCGAGGGCGCCCGCGACGTGTTCACCAAGTACCTGGTGCCGACGCTGCCGCTGCACGCGGACGACCTCGCCGCCCACGACGGCGACACCCGCGCCTGCGTCGAGGACATGATCGTGCGGATCGTCGAGCGGATGTACGCGGAGACCGAGGAGAACCAGTTCCTCGAGGTGACGTACGCCAACGGCGACAAGGAGGTCCTGTACTTCAAGGACTTCAACTCCGGCGCCATGATCCAGAACATCGTCGACCGGGCCAAGAAGATGGCCATCAAGGACCTGCTGACCACCGGCCAGCGCGGCATCCGGGTGGAGCACCTGTTCTCGGCGGTCGTCGACGAGTTCAAGGAGAACGAGGACCTGCCCAACACCACCAACCCCGACGACTGGGCGCGCATCTCGGGCAAGAAGGGCGAGCGGATCGTCTTCATCCGCACGCTCGTGCAGTCCAAGCAGGGCACCGAGCCGGGCCGCCT